One part of the Streptomyces lienomycini genome encodes these proteins:
- the prfB gene encoding peptide chain release factor 2, whose product MAVVDVSEELKSLSSTMESIEAVLDLDRLRADIAVLEEQAAAPSLWDDPEAAQKITSKLSHLQAEVRKAEALRGRIDDLGVLFEMAEEEDDPDTRAEAESELTAVRKALDEMEVRTLLSGEYDAREALVNIRAEAGGVDAADFAEKLQRMYLRWAEQHGYKTEVYETSYAEEAGIKSTTFAVQSPYAYGTLSVEQGTHRLVRISPFDNQGRRQTSFAGVEILPVVEQTDHIEIDETELRVDVYRSSGPGGQGVNTTDSAVRLTHLPTGIVVSCQNERSQIQNKATAMNVLQAKLLERRRQEEQAKMDALKGDGGNSWGNQMRSYVLHPYQMVKDLRTEHEVGNPEAVFNGEIDGFLEAGIRWRKQQEK is encoded by the coding sequence GTGGCAGTCGTCGATGTATCCGAAGAGCTGAAGTCCCTCTCCTCGACCATGGAGTCGATCGAGGCCGTCCTGGACCTCGACAGGCTGAGGGCAGACATCGCCGTGCTCGAGGAGCAGGCGGCCGCTCCCTCCCTGTGGGACGACCCGGAGGCGGCGCAGAAGATCACCAGCAAGCTCTCGCACCTTCAGGCCGAGGTGCGGAAGGCCGAGGCCCTGCGCGGCCGGATCGACGATCTCGGCGTGCTCTTCGAGATGGCCGAGGAGGAGGACGACCCGGACACCCGTGCCGAGGCGGAGTCCGAGCTCACGGCCGTCCGCAAGGCGCTGGACGAGATGGAGGTCCGCACCCTGCTCTCGGGCGAGTACGACGCGCGCGAGGCGCTCGTCAACATCCGCGCCGAGGCCGGTGGCGTGGACGCCGCCGACTTCGCCGAGAAGCTCCAGCGCATGTACCTGCGCTGGGCCGAGCAGCACGGCTACAAGACCGAGGTCTACGAGACGTCGTACGCCGAGGAGGCCGGCATCAAGTCGACCACCTTCGCCGTGCAGTCGCCGTACGCCTACGGCACCCTCTCCGTCGAGCAGGGCACGCACCGGCTGGTGCGCATCTCGCCCTTCGACAACCAGGGACGCCGCCAGACCTCCTTCGCGGGCGTCGAGATCCTCCCCGTGGTCGAGCAGACCGACCACATCGAGATCGACGAGACCGAGCTGCGGGTGGACGTGTACCGCTCCTCCGGCCCCGGCGGCCAGGGCGTGAACACCACCGACTCCGCGGTGCGCCTCACCCACCTGCCCACCGGCATCGTCGTCTCCTGCCAGAACGAGCGCTCCCAGATCCAGAACAAGGCCACCGCGATGAACGTCCTCCAGGCCAAGCTCCTGGAGCGGCGCCGCCAGGAGGAGCAGGCCAAGATGGACGCCCTCAAGGGCGACGGCGGCAACTCCTGGGGCAACCAGATGCGTTCGTACGTGCTGCACCCGTACCAGATGGTCAAGGACCTGCGCACGGAGCACGAAGTGGGCAACCCCGAGGCCGTGTTCAACGGTGAGATCGACGGCTTCCTGGAGGCCGGCATTCGCTGGCGCAAGCAGCAGGAGAAGTAG
- a CDS encoding serine/threonine-protein kinase yields the protein MARKIGSRYTAHQILGRGSAGTVWLGEGPEGPVAIKLLREDLASDQELVSRFVQERTALLGLEHPHVVSVRDLVVDGNDLALVMDLVRGTDLRTRLDRERRLAPEAAVAVVADVADGLAAAHAAGVVHRDVKPENVLLDMQGPLGPGGSHPALLTDFGVAKLIDTPRRTRATKIIGTPDYLAPEIVEGLPPRAAVDIYALATVLYELLAGFTPFGGGHPGAVLRRHVTETVVPLPGIPDELWQLLVQCLAKAPASRLRASELSARLRELLPMLAGMGPLEVDEPDAEQEEDGPDESAAPPAAPASAGEPVRRRGAVPLVPGAKPADSNRDTHTSMRVPAPDELAGGARGTARAPRAAGSPRPGSARNRATARRRRIAVGVGAVALVAAIGAGTWLATGGDEGDTGPQDTRNSAPASP from the coding sequence TTGGCACGGAAGATCGGCAGCCGGTACACCGCCCACCAGATCCTCGGGCGGGGCAGCGCCGGCACGGTGTGGCTGGGCGAGGGTCCCGAGGGACCCGTCGCGATCAAGCTCCTGCGCGAGGACCTGGCGTCCGACCAGGAACTCGTCTCCCGCTTCGTGCAGGAGCGCACCGCCCTGCTCGGCCTGGAGCACCCGCACGTCGTCTCCGTGCGCGACCTCGTCGTCGACGGCAACGACCTCGCGCTGGTCATGGACCTGGTCCGGGGCACCGACCTGCGCACCCGCCTCGACCGGGAGCGGCGCCTGGCGCCCGAGGCCGCGGTGGCCGTCGTCGCCGACGTCGCCGACGGGCTGGCCGCCGCACACGCCGCCGGGGTCGTGCACCGCGACGTCAAGCCCGAGAACGTACTGCTCGACATGCAGGGCCCGCTCGGACCCGGCGGGTCGCACCCGGCGCTGCTGACGGACTTCGGGGTGGCCAAGCTCATCGACACCCCGCGCCGCACCCGCGCCACGAAGATCATCGGCACGCCGGACTACCTCGCCCCCGAGATCGTCGAGGGCCTGCCCCCGCGCGCGGCGGTCGACATCTACGCGCTGGCCACGGTGCTCTACGAGCTGCTCGCCGGCTTCACCCCCTTCGGCGGCGGCCACCCCGGCGCCGTACTGCGCCGCCATGTGACCGAGACCGTCGTCCCGCTGCCCGGCATCCCCGACGAGCTGTGGCAGCTCCTCGTCCAGTGCCTCGCCAAGGCCCCGGCCTCCCGGCTGCGCGCCTCCGAGCTGAGCGCCCGGCTGCGCGAGCTGCTGCCGATGCTCGCCGGCATGGGCCCGCTGGAGGTCGACGAGCCCGACGCGGAGCAGGAGGAGGACGGCCCCGACGAGTCCGCGGCGCCACCGGCCGCGCCCGCGTCCGCCGGGGAGCCCGTACGGCGCAGGGGAGCGGTGCCCCTGGTGCCGGGCGCCAAGCCCGCCGACTCCAACCGGGACACCCACACGTCGATGCGCGTGCCCGCCCCCGACGAGCTGGCCGGCGGTGCCCGCGGCACCGCACGCGCCCCGCGCGCGGCGGGCTCCCCGCGCCCCGGCTCGGCCCGCAACCGGGCCACCGCACGGCGCCGCCGGATCGCGGTGGGGGTGGGCGCGGTCGCCCTGGTGGCGGCGATCGGAGCCGGTACGTGGCTGGCCACGGGCGGTGACGAGGGCGACACCGGACCCCAGGACACACGGAACTCCGCACCCGCCTCCCCCTGA